A stretch of Arctopsyche grandis isolate Sample6627 chromosome 9, ASM5162203v2, whole genome shotgun sequence DNA encodes these proteins:
- the LOC143916943 gene encoding zinc finger MYM-type protein 1-like yields the protein MDIENNNESGLVVEINNNCNCLIENVLKRRFASLPFNEKEIIVKSPKPTPILNIQSKTKTFKRYFNTETYEKISWICGCAHLTKLFCWPCILFSQEVNVWSKFGFSDLNNLSKSRKRHECSQAHICSAAQFKKFGKGPRIENFLSAQFKANIEMHNKEVTANRYILSKLISAICFLAKQEQPLRGHFEHQESENRGNYIELLYLLSESDIKLKTHLDNSTVFTGLSNHIQNDLVSAISKVLLDEIKTEIRASKFVSIIVDESTDISRKAQLSTIFRYVDENNEIQERFVGFVDVSPNRTANALFQHIRETLEEFGCLDKLIAQTYDGAAAMSGEHNGVQRKIRDICPN from the coding sequence atggatatcgaaaataacaatgagagtggacttgtcgtcgagatcaataataattgcaattgtttaattgaaaatgtgctgaaaagaagatttgcttctctcccatttaatgaaaaggagattattgttaagagccccaaacccacaccaatattaaatattcagtctaaaacaaaaacatttaaaaggtattttaacacagaaacatacgaaaaaatttcatggatttgtggatgtgctcacttaacgaaattattctgttggccatgtattttattttctcaagaagtgaatgtctggagtaaatttggattttctgacctaaacaatttaagtaaatcgcgcaagagacatgaatgttctcaagctcacatatgttctgctgctcaatttaaaaaatttggaaagggacctcgtatagaaaattttttaagtgctcaatttaaagcaaatattgaaatgcacaacaaagaagttactgcaaatagatacattttgtcgaaattaataagcgcgatctgttttttagcaaaacaagaacaacctttacgaggacattttgaacaccaggaatcggaaaatagagggaattatattgaattgctgtatctgttgagtgaatcagacataaaattgaaaactcatttagataactctacggtgtttactggactatcgaaccatatacaaaatgacttggtatccgcaatatcaaaagtcttgctagatgagattaaaactgaaatacgtgcatcaaaatttgtttccataattgtggacgaatctacagatatcagtcgcaaagctcagctatctactatttttagatatgtagatgaaaacaatgaaattcaggagagatttgttggatttgttgatgttagtcccaatagaacagctaatgctctttttcagcacatacgtgagaccttggaagaatttggttgtttggacaaattaattgcacaaacgtacgatggagcggctgcaatgtccggggagcataatggagtgcaacgaaaaattcgagatatttgtccgaattaa